A window of Auraticoccus monumenti contains these coding sequences:
- a CDS encoding carbohydrate ABC transporter permease: MDVHDDAGPGSAPAPRRRRRRPTFDRISFMAVFLVLPLGVYGLLVLWPFAQAFWYSLTSWNGFTPPSGFVGLDNYVRVFENDTFRKALFNNIQLVVVVPLVTIVLSLALASVLTVSGSSTGEVRGLRGSAIYRVVSFFPYAVPAIVIGLIWGMVYNPRGGLLNGFLTGLGFDAFASFPWLGSTTTAMAATMFVMVWAMVGFYMVLFVAAIKGVDKEVFEAARLDGAGRFRTAVTITVPLIRDNVQTAYIYLGIAALDAFVYMQAMNPGGGPDNSTLVMSQSLFRTAFTQNRWGEASAMGVVLAVVTLAFAALVFVVNRLTGAEKDEGKRS, from the coding sequence GTGGACGTGCATGACGACGCCGGCCCGGGGAGCGCTCCTGCTCCCCGGCGCCGGCGCCGCCGGCCCACCTTCGACCGCATCAGCTTCATGGCGGTCTTCCTGGTGCTGCCACTGGGCGTCTACGGGTTGCTGGTGCTGTGGCCGTTCGCCCAGGCGTTCTGGTACTCCCTGACGTCCTGGAACGGGTTCACCCCGCCGAGCGGCTTCGTCGGGCTCGACAACTACGTCCGTGTGTTCGAGAACGACACCTTCCGCAAGGCGTTGTTCAACAACATCCAGCTCGTCGTCGTGGTGCCACTGGTCACCATCGTGCTCAGCCTGGCGCTAGCCAGCGTGCTGACGGTGAGCGGGTCCAGCACCGGTGAGGTGCGCGGGTTGCGGGGCTCGGCCATCTACCGCGTCGTCTCGTTCTTCCCCTACGCGGTGCCGGCCATCGTCATCGGTCTGATCTGGGGCATGGTCTACAACCCGCGTGGTGGCCTGCTCAACGGCTTCCTCACCGGTCTCGGCTTCGACGCCTTCGCCTCGTTCCCGTGGCTGGGCAGCACCACCACCGCCATGGCCGCGACCATGTTCGTGATGGTCTGGGCCATGGTGGGCTTCTACATGGTGCTGTTCGTCGCCGCCATCAAGGGTGTGGACAAGGAGGTCTTCGAGGCCGCCCGCCTGGACGGGGCCGGTCGCTTCCGCACGGCGGTGACCATCACCGTCCCGCTGATCCGCGACAACGTGCAGACCGCCTACATCTACCTGGGCATCGCCGCGCTGGACGCCTTCGTCTACATGCAGGCGATGAACCCCGGCGGCGGTCCCGACAACTCCACCCTGGTGATGTCGCAGTCGCTGTTCCGCACCGCATTCACCCAGAACCGCTGGGGAGAGGCCTCGGCCATGGGCGTCGTCCTGGCCGTCGTCACCCTGGCGTTCGCCGCCCTGGTCTTCGTGGTCAACCGCCTGACCGGGGCCGAGAAGGACGAAGGTAAGCGCTCGTGA
- a CDS encoding carbohydrate ABC transporter permease, with the protein MTTIEEPRTSSTARAEGDSPLRSNKPSGGDRAVAVASHVVLAVWALIILIPLLWSLLSSFKSSSEIISGSPFAMPETWLFSNYARAWSDAGIGRYFFNTVVVVGSALVLVMLLGSMCAYVLARYTFPGRRFIYYLMLAGLTFPVFLAIVPLFFVLQSLALLNTLPGLILTYVAFALPFTVFFLYAFFRTLPEEIAEAAAIDGCGDWRTFFSVMLPMAKPGLASVTIFNFLGLWNQYLIPVAINTRQENWVLAQGMGAYAGQIGYEIDFGGLFAAVIITIAPVLIVYVIFQRQVQNSVTGGALK; encoded by the coding sequence GTGACGACCATCGAGGAGCCGCGCACCAGCAGCACGGCCCGCGCCGAGGGGGACTCCCCGCTGCGCAGCAACAAGCCGAGCGGCGGTGACCGCGCCGTCGCCGTGGCGTCGCACGTGGTGCTCGCCGTGTGGGCGCTGATCATCCTGATCCCGCTGCTGTGGTCGCTGCTCAGCTCGTTCAAGAGCTCCAGCGAGATCATCAGCGGCTCACCCTTCGCCATGCCCGAGACGTGGCTGTTCAGCAACTACGCCCGGGCCTGGAGCGACGCGGGGATCGGGCGCTACTTCTTCAACACGGTGGTGGTCGTCGGTTCGGCCCTGGTGCTGGTCATGCTGCTGGGCTCGATGTGCGCCTACGTGCTGGCTCGCTACACCTTCCCGGGCCGTCGCTTCATCTACTACCTCATGCTGGCCGGACTCACCTTCCCGGTCTTCCTGGCCATCGTGCCGCTGTTCTTCGTGCTGCAGAGCCTGGCGCTGCTGAACACGCTGCCGGGGCTGATCCTGACCTACGTGGCCTTCGCGCTGCCCTTCACGGTGTTCTTCCTCTACGCGTTCTTCCGGACGCTGCCCGAGGAGATCGCCGAGGCGGCGGCCATCGACGGGTGCGGGGACTGGCGGACGTTCTTCAGCGTGATGTTGCCGATGGCCAAGCCGGGGCTCGCCTCGGTCACCATCTTCAACTTCCTGGGGCTGTGGAACCAGTACCTGATCCCGGTGGCCATCAACACGCGCCAGGAGAACTGGGTCCTGGCCCAGGGCATGGGTGCCTACGCCGGCCAGATCGGCTACGAGATCGACTTCGGCGGTCTGTTCGCCGCGGTGATCATCACCATCGCCCCGGTGCTGATCGTCTACGTGATCTTCCAGCGCCAGGTGCAGAACTCCGTCACCGGCGGCGCCCTGAAGTGA
- a CDS encoding DUF5134 domain-containing protein, with amino-acid sequence MVEDALARGLLTAVFALTAAWFTGHGIRGGSWADRVCDAFHVVMSLSMVAMAWPWGTAVPVIPQVVVFAAASVWFVLMAVLPPDRPSRHREHSDRGAWLPWLHVVMMVAMVWMLLAMPALHGATAAAGPLTVLSGVAVLVLLVSGTVLSVTATVPVVTGGQGGSRLPWHAAHVAMGAGMVAMVAPLLVT; translated from the coding sequence ATGGTGGAGGACGCCCTGGCGCGCGGCCTGCTGACGGCCGTGTTCGCGCTGACCGCTGCCTGGTTCACCGGCCACGGCATCCGCGGCGGGAGCTGGGCGGACCGGGTCTGCGACGCCTTCCACGTGGTGATGAGCCTGTCGATGGTGGCCATGGCCTGGCCCTGGGGGACGGCCGTCCCGGTGATCCCCCAGGTGGTGGTGTTCGCCGCCGCCTCGGTGTGGTTCGTGCTGATGGCGGTGCTGCCGCCGGACCGTCCGTCCCGGCACCGCGAGCACAGCGACCGCGGCGCCTGGCTGCCCTGGCTGCACGTGGTGATGATGGTGGCCATGGTGTGGATGCTGCTGGCCATGCCGGCGCTGCACGGCGCGACCGCCGCCGCCGGCCCTCTGACGGTGCTCTCGGGGGTGGCCGTGCTGGTGCTGCTGGTCAGCGGGACCGTCCTCTCGGTCACCGCCACGGTGCCCGTGGTGACCGGTGGGCAGGGCGGGTCCCGGCTGCCCTGGCACGCCGCGCACGTGGCGATGGGCGCCGGTATGGTGGCGATGGTCGCACCGCTCCTGGTGACCTGA
- a CDS encoding YcnI family copper-binding membrane protein, translating into MSSTTRRAGAGSLLVVAGLALWAVPALPASAHVTVTPTDAAAGTSAVLQFSFSHGCEGSPTTGLTFEVPEGVNTVSPELQPGWEVDKVMAQLEEPVTDSHGNELTERVDQVVFTAGAPVPDGYRETVTLQLTLPEDAAGTALAFPVVQTCAEDETAWVQVAADGQDPHDLDSPAPVVEVAAAGDEHGDHAGTGSDEAAAEQTDAAPTQAAATADGLGTGLGAAGLVAGLAGLATGVTALVRSSKRGA; encoded by the coding sequence ATGAGCTCCACCACCCGCCGAGCCGGTGCCGGCTCCCTCCTCGTCGTCGCTGGTCTGGCCCTGTGGGCCGTCCCGGCCCTGCCTGCCTCGGCCCACGTCACCGTGACCCCCACCGACGCCGCCGCGGGGACGTCCGCCGTGCTGCAGTTCAGCTTCAGCCACGGGTGCGAGGGCTCCCCCACCACCGGCCTGACCTTCGAGGTGCCCGAGGGCGTCAACACCGTCTCCCCCGAGCTGCAGCCCGGCTGGGAGGTCGACAAGGTGATGGCCCAGCTCGAGGAGCCGGTCACCGACAGCCACGGCAACGAGCTCACCGAGCGGGTCGACCAGGTCGTCTTCACCGCCGGCGCGCCGGTGCCGGACGGCTACCGCGAGACCGTCACGCTGCAGCTCACCCTGCCCGAGGACGCCGCCGGCACCGCCCTGGCCTTCCCCGTGGTGCAGACCTGCGCCGAGGACGAGACCGCCTGGGTCCAGGTGGCCGCCGACGGCCAGGACCCGCACGACCTGGACAGCCCCGCCCCGGTGGTGGAGGTGGCGGCCGCCGGTGACGAGCACGGCGACCACGCCGGCACCGGGTCCGACGAGGCCGCCGCGGAGCAGACGGACGCCGCACCGACCCAGGCCGCTGCGACCGCCGACGGGCTCGGCACCGGTCTGGGTGCCGCCGGGCTGGTGGCCGGGCTGGCCGGCCTGGCCACCGGTGTGACGGCCCTGGTGCGGAGCTCCAAGCGGGGGGCATGA
- a CDS encoding copper resistance CopC/CopD family protein, with product MTAGRHHSDGEQGRHRLLRRLLVGAALTVLVLLSGAPAARAHAGLEGSTPATGTVLPTAPGEVALDFTEPVSPAVEGMRLLRADGRAEVLTATARDDVVTVPLPADLGEGTHLLSWRVVSADSHPVAGVVTFSVGAPSADPPAAPDTGGSWLDTLDVGLRSLAVLGLLVAVGLAGARLLVLRADAPASLDRAVTVSAAGGAAAALLHVPVEWLALQGVGPAALAGAGAWPELLCAPAALSAGVAVSGLALLALAHARGLRRPRTAGALPTEGPGHRDGRAAGARRESPPTALVLLGTGLAVASLPVAGHTRTYGPAWLMVVSDLTHGLAGSVWVGGVLALVLALRAAGARPVEVVRRFSALAAGSVLLLAVTGTTMAVLVLERWADLVGTEYGRALLVKLGLVAVVLVLAGWNRRVVLPRLDGDGEAWSGLRRTLLNELGLLVAVVALTGVLISADPLSSGGGHSHGVTTVSPVAQPLDLGDARATVLLTPAVTGANQVLVTLQTADGAPLEPEAAPTVRLSLPAQGLGPLEHELVPTDRPGEFRADVDVPVAGSWDVTLAVRVSPFSEPVGTVAVPVG from the coding sequence ATGACCGCAGGCCGCCACCACTCCGACGGCGAACAGGGGCGGCACCGCCTCCTCCGGCGTCTGCTGGTCGGGGCGGCCCTCACCGTGCTCGTCCTGCTGTCCGGCGCCCCCGCCGCTCGCGCCCACGCCGGACTGGAGGGCTCGACCCCGGCTACCGGGACGGTGCTGCCGACCGCGCCCGGCGAGGTGGCCCTGGACTTCACCGAGCCGGTCTCGCCGGCGGTGGAGGGGATGCGGCTGCTCCGCGCCGACGGGCGGGCGGAGGTGCTGACCGCGACCGCGCGGGACGACGTCGTCACCGTCCCCCTCCCCGCCGACCTCGGCGAGGGGACGCACCTGCTCAGCTGGCGGGTGGTCTCGGCCGACTCCCACCCGGTCGCGGGGGTGGTCACCTTCTCCGTCGGCGCCCCGAGCGCGGACCCGCCGGCCGCTCCCGACACCGGCGGCTCCTGGCTGGACACCCTGGACGTAGGTCTGCGCAGCCTCGCCGTGCTGGGCCTGCTGGTGGCCGTGGGGCTGGCCGGCGCCCGACTCCTGGTGCTGCGGGCCGACGCCCCCGCCTCCCTCGACCGGGCGGTGACGGTCTCCGCCGCGGGAGGCGCCGCGGCCGCGCTGCTGCACGTCCCGGTGGAGTGGCTGGCCCTTCAGGGGGTCGGCCCCGCGGCGCTGGCCGGTGCTGGGGCCTGGCCGGAACTCCTGTGCGCCCCCGCCGCGCTCTCCGCGGGCGTCGCCGTCAGCGGGCTGGCCCTGCTGGCCCTCGCCCACGCCCGGGGCCTGCGCCGGCCCCGGACGGCCGGCGCCCTCCCGACGGAGGGGCCCGGGCACCGGGACGGGCGGGCGGCGGGCGCACGCCGCGAATCGCCGCCCACCGCCCTGGTGCTCCTCGGTACCGGGCTGGCCGTCGCGTCGCTGCCGGTCGCCGGGCACACGCGCACCTACGGGCCGGCCTGGCTGATGGTCGTCTCCGACCTGACGCACGGGCTGGCCGGGTCGGTGTGGGTGGGTGGCGTACTGGCCCTGGTGCTGGCGCTGCGGGCAGCCGGGGCGCGTCCGGTCGAGGTGGTCCGTCGCTTCTCCGCCCTGGCCGCCGGCTCGGTGCTGCTGCTGGCGGTGACCGGTACCACCATGGCCGTGCTGGTGCTGGAGCGGTGGGCCGACCTGGTGGGCACGGAGTACGGGCGGGCGCTGCTGGTGAAGCTCGGGCTGGTGGCCGTGGTGCTGGTGCTGGCCGGGTGGAACCGGCGGGTGGTGCTGCCCAGGCTGGACGGCGACGGCGAGGCCTGGTCGGGGCTGCGCCGGACGCTGCTGAACGAGCTGGGTCTGCTGGTGGCGGTGGTGGCGCTGACCGGCGTGCTGATCTCCGCCGACCCGCTGTCCAGCGGCGGCGGGCACAGCCACGGCGTGACCACCGTCAGCCCCGTCGCCCAGCCGCTGGACCTCGGCGACGCCCGCGCCACCGTGCTGCTCACCCCGGCCGTGACGGGGGCCAACCAGGTGCTGGTGACCCTGCAGACCGCCGACGGCGCACCCCTCGAACCGGAGGCCGCGCCCACCGTCCGGCTGTCCCTCC